One Phaseolus vulgaris cultivar G19833 chromosome 2, P. vulgaris v2.0, whole genome shotgun sequence DNA window includes the following coding sequences:
- the LOC137812174 gene encoding seipin-2-like has translation MDSSFPGPNHLNDQNDDVFLDALPHCPFDHCLATADTSPESSTDASILSDLNPPPPSPATTIRRRSSRRHSPASEPTKTGSDDTSTTVPFTNLRSDRSLETPKENEDSLEKCDSKQKKLRSSPSPSVATEEGGEESTLTTAENDEGTTDSADSAVELGNPPINSLDYVTGLVIRAIVFQINVFFVLVKCPMWFMIHAFMFFMDPFGAIRKGKGLLVDILGRVLCGVFGCIGSSAQGMLKEHKSLWNVAFRCGWGLLWSVYVCCILFALLVCSLVVSGFLMKSLVEKPFQMSQGFNFDYTKQSPVALVPVMSCDNVGGGHDSKTNVAVGEWMGRRVIPAKQKVQVTVSLVVPESEYNTNLGIFQIKLDFLSFDGKTIWTANQPCMLKFISEPIRLMMTFLKIVPLVTGFISETQTLNIKLRGFVEGNVPTSCLKITLEHRAEYPPGAGIPQIYDSSVIIESELPLFKRIIWHWKLSIFVWISMMAFMMELLFVLVCCLPIIIPRTRQGSGSAPVTGTSS, from the exons ATGGACTCATCGTTTCCAGGCCCAAACCACCTAAACGACCAAAACGACGACGTTTTCCTCGACGCCTTACCTCACTGCCCCTTCGACCATTGTCTCGCTACCGCTGATACTTCACCGGAATCTTCCACCGATGCTTCTATTCTTTCCGACCTCAACCCTCCCCCTCCATCTCCGGCGACCACAATCCGCCGCCGTTCATCCCGCCGTCATTCTCCAGCTTCGGAACCCACGAAAACCGGTTCCGACGATACTTCGACCACCGTTCCCTTTACGAACCTAAGGAGCGATAGAAGCCTCGAAACTCCGAAAGAAAACGAGGATTCCCTCGAGAAATGCGATTCGAAACAAAAGAAACTTCGTTCCTCTCCATCTCCAAGCGTTGCCACCGAAGAGGGTGGCGAGGAATCGACGTTAACCACCGCCGAAAATGACGAAGGAACCACCGATTCCGCGGACTCGGCCGTGGAACTCGGTAATCCCCCTATTAACTCACTCGATTATGTAACGGGTTTGGTGATTAGAGCAATTGTGTTCCAAATCAATGTTTTTTTTGTGTTAGTGAAATGCCCGATGTGGTTTATGATACACGCTTTCATGTTTTTTATGGACCCTTTTGGAGCAATTAGAAAGGGGAAGGGATTGTTGGTGGATATTTTGGGTAGAGTGTTGTGTGGTGTTTTTGGCTGCATTGGTTCTTCAGCTCAGGGGATGTTAAAAGAGCACAAGTCTTTGTGGAATGTTGCATTTAGGTGTGGGTGGGGATTGTTGTGGTCAGTCTATGTTTGTTGCATTTTATTTGCTCTTTTGGTTTGTTCTCTTGTGGTGAGTGGGTTTTTGATGAAGAGTTTGGTGGAGAAGCCTTTTCAGATGAGTCAGGGTTTTAACTTTGATTACACCAAGCAGAGTCCTGTTGCATTGGTGCCTGTAATGTCTTGTGATAATGTTGGGGGTGGGCATGATTCTAAGACGAACGTTGCTGTTGGAGAGTGGATGGGTAGAAGGGTTATACCTGCTAAGCAGAAGGTGCAGGTCACTGTTTCATTGGTTGTGCCAGAGTCAGAATACAACACAAATCTAGGCATCTTTCAG ATCAAGCTAGACTTCTTGTCTTTTGATGGCAAAACAATTTGGACTGCAAACCAACCTTGCATGTTAAAATTCATAAGCGAGCCTATCCGGCTAATGATGACATTCCTCAAGATTGTACCACTTGTCACTGGTTTTATATCAGAAACCCAGACACTGAATATCAAGCTGAGAGGTTTTGTTGAAGGGAATGTACCAACTTCATGCTTAAAAATAACACTTGAGCACCGAGCAGAATATCCACCTGGTGCTGGCATTCCTCAAATATATGATTCATCGGTTATTATTGAATCAGAACTTCCCTTATTCAAGAGAATCATATGGCATTGGAAGTTGAGCATATTTGTATGGATCTCAATGATGGCTTTTATGATGGAGTTACTATTTGTTCTAGTGTGTTGCTTGCCTATAATTATTCCAAGAACCAGGCAAGGGAGTGGTTCTGCTCCTGTTACTGGTACTTCAAGTTGA